The following are encoded together in the Astyanax mexicanus isolate ESR-SI-001 chromosome 8, AstMex3_surface, whole genome shotgun sequence genome:
- the pde4bb gene encoding cAMP-specific 3',5'-cyclic phosphodiesterase 4B isoform X5 codes for MPEANYLLSVSWGYIKFKRMLNRELTHLSEMSRSGNQVSEFISTTFLDKHNELEIPSPTHKSRERKRRQPGHHHHQHHQQQQQQQQQQLMTQISGVRKVTHGPGISSSCSVARFGVKTDLEDLLAKDLEDINKWGLNIFRIADHSHQRPLTCVMYAIFQERDLMKTFKIPLDTFVTYMMTLEDHYHSDVAYHNSLHAADVAQSTHSLLSTPALDAVFTDLEILAAIFAAAIHDVDHPGVSNQFLINTNSELALMYNDESVLENHHLAVGFKLLQGENCDIFQNLSKKQRRTLRSMVIDMVLATDMSKHMSLLADLKTMVETKKVTSSGVLLLDNYTDRIQVLRNMVHCADLSNPTKPLDLYRQWTDRIMEEFFHQGDRERERGMEISPMCDKHTASVEKSQVGFIDYIVHPLWETWADLVHPDAQDILDTLEENRNWYHSMIPQSPSPPFFETEGDGGDKFQFELTLDGDEGEDATLHERVHHKRPSETACVELVSQDPSSSSPAET; via the exons ATGCCTGAGGCCAACTACCTTCTCTCAGTCTCCTGGGGCTACATTAAG TTCAAGAGGATGTTGAACCGTGAGCTGACACACCTGTCGGAAATGAGCCGCTCCGGCAACCAGGTGTCCGAGTTCATCTCCACCACGTTCTTAG ACAAACACAACGAGCTAGAGATCCCGTCGCCTACTCACAAGTCTCGAGAACGCAAGAGGAGGCAGCCaggccatcatcatcatcagcatcatcagcaacagcagcagcagcagcagcagcagctgatgaCTCAGATCAGCGGCGTACGGAAGGTCACGCACGGACCCGGTATCTCCAGCAGCTGCAGCGTGGCTCGCTTCGGCGTCAAGACGGACCTGGAGGACCTTCTCGCAAAG GACTTAGAGGACATTAACAAGTGGGGTTTGAACATCTTCAGGATCGCAGACCATTCTCATCAACGGCCGCTTACCTGCGTCATGTACGCCATCTTCCAG GAAAGGGACTTGATGAAGACGTTCAAAATCCCGCTGGACACTTTCGTGACGTACATGATGACCCTCGAGGACCACTACCACTCGGACGTGGCCTACCACAACAGCCTGCATGCTGCGGACGTCGCCCAGTCCACCCACAGCCTGCTGTCCACCCCTGCTCTGGAT GCAGTCTTCACAGACCTAGAGATCCTGGCAGCCATCTTTGCGGCAGCTATCCACGATGTGGACCACCCAGGGGTTTCCAACCAGTTCCTAATTAATACCA ACTCAGAACTGGCCCTCATGTACAACGACGAGTCCGTTCTCGAGAACCATCATCTAGCTGTGGGCTTCAAACTTTTGCAAGGGGAGAACTGCGACATCTTCCAGAACCTTTCGAAGAAGCAGCGGAGAACCCTGAGGAGTATGGTGATTGATATG GTTCTAGCCACAGACATGTCCAAGCACATGAGCTTGCTGGCAGACCTCAAGACCATGGTGGAGACCAAGAAGGTGACCAGTTCTGGAGTGTTGTTGCTGGACAACTACACAGACAGGATACAG GTTCTGCGCAACATGGTCCACTGCGCCGACCTCAGCAACCCCACCAAGCCCTTAGATCTGTACCGGCAGTGGACGGATCGCATCATGGAGGAGTTCTTCCATCAGGGTGACCGGGAGCGAGAACGTGGCATGGAGATCAGCCCCATGTGCGACAAACACACCGCCTCAGTGGAGAAGTCTCAG GTGGGCTTCATCGACTACATCGTGCACCCGCTCTGGGAGACATGGGCGGACCTGGTGCACCCTGACGCCCAGGACATTCTGGACACTCTGGAGGAAAACAGGAACTGGTACCACAGCATGATCCCTCAGAGCCCCTCCCCTCCGTTTTTCGAGACCGAGGGCGACGGTGGAGACAAGTTCCAGTTTGAATTGACTCTGGATGGTGATGAGGGGGAGGACGCGACGCTTCACGAGAGGGTTCACCATAAAAGACCCTCAGAGACAGCTTGTGTGGAGCTAGTGAGCCAAGATCCTTCTTCGTCTTCACCCGCGGAGACGTAG